A single Micromonospora sp. CCTCC AA 2012012 DNA region contains:
- a CDS encoding 3-hydroxyacyl-CoA dehydrogenase NAD-binding domain-containing protein, with protein sequence MSALAAPNEVVTKALLRQVRVPGLDRPAALITLDNGFDHTKPNTFGPAGLTSLDEAITAALAAQPAFIAVTGKPYIFCVGADIVGLPALADRDQALEVGRLGHRVFARLKDSEIPTFAFVNGAAMGGGLELALHCHYRTLSGGAAALALPEVSLGLVPGWGGTQLLPNLIGIPAATQVIIQNPLMQNKMLKPKQAAEMGIADVLLEPADFLERSLEWAAGVVRGTVTVTRPEVDKDMWAGVLYFARQTLDQRLHGAVPAAYKALDLLETAKDADFATGTAAEDEALADLVFSEELRSGLYAFDLVQRRAKRPAGAPDKGLARPVTKVGIVGAGLMASQLALLFARRLQVPVVLTDLDQARVDKGVGYVHTQIEKAVSKGRMDKGTAAKLYGLVSGSVDKSAFADADFVIEAVFEDLNVKKQVWAELEKIVKPEAVLATNTSSLSITEMAAELEHPERVVGFHFFNPVAVLPLLEIVRGERTDDATLATAFAVGKQLRKSSVLVKDAPAFVVNRLLTRFLGTVFAAVDAGTPLDVANSALDPLGLPMRPLALLQLVGPAVAYHVGGTLHEAFPDRFSVSENLKRIADSGQPIVVDDQINDEVAKLLVVGDQPLTGEQVRQNALDALAQEIRLMLDEGVVAEAQDIDLCMILGAGWPFHLGGVTPYLDRTGTSERVAGKRFLPRGVASLR encoded by the coding sequence GTGAGCGCGCTCGCGGCACCGAACGAGGTCGTGACGAAGGCGCTGCTGCGCCAGGTACGCGTACCGGGCCTGGACAGGCCGGCCGCCCTGATCACGCTGGACAACGGTTTCGACCACACCAAGCCGAACACCTTCGGCCCGGCCGGTCTGACCAGCCTGGACGAGGCGATCACCGCGGCGCTCGCGGCGCAGCCGGCGTTCATCGCGGTGACCGGCAAGCCGTACATCTTCTGTGTGGGCGCGGACATCGTCGGCCTGCCGGCGCTCGCCGACCGCGACCAGGCGCTGGAGGTCGGTCGCCTCGGCCACCGGGTCTTCGCCCGGCTCAAGGACAGCGAGATCCCGACCTTCGCCTTCGTCAACGGCGCGGCGATGGGCGGCGGCCTGGAGCTGGCCCTGCACTGCCACTACCGGACGCTCTCCGGTGGCGCGGCGGCGCTCGCGCTGCCCGAGGTGTCGCTCGGCCTGGTCCCCGGCTGGGGCGGCACCCAGCTGCTGCCGAACCTGATCGGCATCCCCGCCGCCACCCAGGTGATCATCCAGAACCCGCTGATGCAGAACAAGATGCTCAAGCCGAAGCAGGCCGCCGAGATGGGCATCGCGGACGTGCTGCTGGAGCCGGCGGACTTCCTGGAGCGGTCGCTGGAGTGGGCCGCCGGTGTCGTGCGGGGCACGGTCACCGTGACCCGGCCCGAGGTCGACAAGGACATGTGGGCGGGCGTGCTCTACTTCGCCCGGCAGACCCTCGACCAGCGGCTGCACGGCGCGGTCCCGGCCGCGTACAAGGCGCTGGACCTGCTGGAGACGGCGAAGGACGCCGACTTCGCCACCGGCACCGCCGCCGAGGACGAGGCCCTGGCCGACCTGGTCTTCTCCGAGGAGCTGCGCAGCGGCCTGTACGCCTTCGACCTGGTGCAGCGGCGGGCCAAGCGGCCGGCCGGCGCGCCGGACAAGGGCCTGGCCCGGCCGGTCACCAAGGTGGGCATCGTCGGCGCCGGCCTGATGGCCAGCCAGCTCGCCCTGCTCTTCGCCCGCCGCCTCCAGGTGCCGGTCGTCCTGACCGACCTGGACCAGGCCCGGGTGGACAAGGGCGTCGGCTACGTGCACACCCAGATCGAGAAGGCCGTCAGCAAGGGCCGGATGGACAAGGGCACCGCCGCCAAGCTGTACGGCCTGGTCTCGGGCTCGGTCGACAAGTCCGCCTTCGCCGACGCCGACTTCGTCATCGAGGCCGTCTTCGAGGACCTGAACGTCAAGAAGCAGGTCTGGGCCGAGCTGGAGAAGATCGTCAAGCCGGAGGCCGTGCTGGCGACGAACACCTCGTCGCTCTCCATCACCGAGATGGCCGCCGAGCTGGAGCACCCCGAGCGGGTGGTCGGATTCCACTTCTTCAACCCGGTCGCCGTGCTGCCGCTGCTGGAGATCGTCCGGGGCGAGCGGACCGACGACGCCACCCTGGCCACCGCCTTCGCCGTGGGCAAGCAGCTGCGCAAGTCCAGCGTGCTGGTCAAGGACGCCCCGGCGTTCGTGGTGAACCGGCTGCTCACCCGCTTCCTCGGCACCGTCTTCGCCGCCGTGGACGCCGGCACCCCGCTGGACGTGGCGAACAGCGCGCTGGACCCGCTGGGCCTGCCGATGCGTCCGCTGGCCCTGCTCCAGCTGGTCGGCCCGGCCGTGGCGTACCACGTGGGCGGCACGCTGCACGAGGCGTTCCCGGACCGGTTCTCGGTCAGCGAGAACCTCAAGCGAATCGCCGACTCCGGTCAGCCGATCGTGGTGGACGACCAGATCAACGACGAGGTCGCCAAGCTGCTCGTGGTCGGCGACCAGCCGCTCACCGGCGAGCAGGTACGCCAGAACGCGCTCGACGCGCTGGCGCAGGAGATCCGGCTGATGCTCGACGAGGGCGTCGTCGCCGAGGCGCAGGACATCGACCTGTGCATGATCCTCGGCGCCGGCTGGCCGTTCCACCTGGGCGGCGTCACGCCGTACCTGGACCGGACCGGCACCTCCGAGCGGGTCGCCGGCAAGCGGTTCCTGCCGCGCGGGGTGGCCAGCCTGCGGTAG
- a CDS encoding VOC family protein, whose product MSALIHCVTVESADPYVLAGWWATVLDRRLHDDDHPGDPEAVLVAPDGHGPDLLFVTVGERHGKGAFHLDLHPADGTRDAEVDRLLGLGATLVADRRRPDGTGWAVLADPEGNEFCVCRGAAERTA is encoded by the coding sequence GTGAGTGCACTGATCCACTGCGTCACCGTCGAGTCCGCCGACCCGTACGTCCTGGCCGGCTGGTGGGCGACGGTGCTCGACCGCCGGCTGCACGACGACGACCACCCGGGTGACCCGGAGGCCGTCCTGGTCGCCCCGGACGGCCACGGCCCCGACCTGCTCTTCGTCACCGTCGGCGAGCGGCACGGCAAGGGCGCCTTCCACCTCGACCTGCACCCGGCCGACGGCACCCGCGACGCGGAGGTCGACCGGCTGCTCGGGCTCGGGGCCACCCTGGTCGCCGACCGCCGCCGGCCGGACGGCACCGGCTGGGCGGTGCTCGCCGACCCGGAGGGCAACGAGTTCTGCGTCTGTCGGGGTGCGGCGGAGCGCACCGCCTGA
- a CDS encoding AEC family transporter codes for MLAAFVPIWTLTALGWLAGRRRLLGDDAEAVLGGFVFHLAMPAALFTALSRTPLVFHARALAAFAIGTTVTMAVAFALAVRARRTTGEATIGAMAAGYVNSANLGIPVALQVVGDAAFLTEVLLFQVLVVTPVLLVLLDRGAGRRLRPVRLFTLPLRNPVIAGPALGALCSGLGWHPPAVVAGPLALLGAAAVPSALVTLGLSLTGGGPPPVGAGGEVAVLTGLKLVGQPLVAWLAGLAAGVASTPLLALVVCAALPTAQNTYLFAREYASGAAVARWTVIVSTALAMLTLALIGWLLS; via the coding sequence GTGCTCGCCGCGTTCGTGCCCATCTGGACGTTGACCGCACTCGGCTGGCTGGCCGGTCGACGTCGGCTGCTCGGCGACGACGCCGAGGCGGTGCTCGGCGGCTTCGTCTTCCACCTGGCGATGCCGGCGGCGCTCTTCACCGCGCTGTCCCGTACCCCGCTGGTGTTCCACGCCCGGGCGCTGGCGGCCTTCGCGATCGGTACCACCGTGACCATGGCGGTGGCCTTCGCGCTCGCCGTCCGGGCCCGGCGGACCACCGGGGAGGCGACCATCGGCGCGATGGCCGCCGGCTATGTCAACTCCGCCAACCTGGGCATCCCGGTGGCGCTCCAGGTGGTCGGTGACGCCGCCTTCCTCACCGAGGTGCTGCTCTTCCAGGTGCTGGTGGTAACCCCGGTGCTGCTGGTGCTGCTGGACCGGGGCGCCGGGCGGCGGCTGCGTCCCGTACGCCTGTTCACCCTGCCGCTGCGCAACCCGGTGATCGCCGGCCCGGCCCTCGGCGCCCTCTGCTCCGGCCTCGGCTGGCACCCGCCCGCGGTGGTGGCCGGCCCGCTCGCCCTGCTCGGCGCGGCGGCGGTGCCGAGCGCCCTGGTGACGCTCGGCCTGTCGCTGACCGGCGGCGGGCCGCCACCGGTCGGCGCGGGTGGCGAGGTGGCCGTGCTCACCGGCCTGAAACTGGTCGGCCAACCGCTGGTGGCCTGGCTGGCCGGCCTGGCCGCGGGCGTCGCGTCGACCCCGCTGCTGGCCCTGGTGGTCTGCGCCGCGCTGCCCACCGCCCAGAACACCTACCTCTTCGCCCGCGAGTACGCCAGCGGCGCCGCGGTGGCCCGCTGGACGGTGATCGTGAGCACCGCCCTCGCCATGCTCACCCTGGCCCTGATCGGCTGGCTGCTGAGCTGA
- a CDS encoding malectin domain-containing carbohydrate-binding protein, translating into MTHPSALTRRVLAGLTAVALTAAGLTAAGPATAAAPGHDTLVNKVPSTASPDIQDGTVDAIYDAGTKIIAVGDFTRVQNRNSDVDITRNYVLAFDKATGTVDSAFAPTVDNEVYAVTAGPTAGTVFIAGKFNTVNGVTRRKVALLNVATGAVVTSFAGPAFNGLVNDIALVGGRLLVGGIFTTAGNTNPRGGLASLNAGTGAVDGYLTTTLTEHHNYDGVSGANSGVGASKLAVSPDGTQLVVVGNFKKADGVLHDQIVKLDLGATAATVADWNTSRYTPRCAWWAFDTYVRDVAYAPDGSYFVVVTTGAPNGGTLCDAAARWEANATGTDLQPTWVDYSGGDTFLAVGISEQAVYVGGHFRWLNNSYGGDSAQAGAVGRPSIAALDPRTGLPLSWNPGRHPRGVGVSELLVTPTGLWVGSDTSWIGNFQYRRERIAFFPLTGGAAPHPTTTATLPGNVYRAGVPAPTNVLYRVNAGGPAIAATDTGPDWAQDTDGNPSPYHNVGSSSAGFAPVGSVDATVPAGTPSALYSDERWDSGSAPEMSWQFPVPAGTEVQVRLYLANRYDGTGTPGARVFDVSLDGTVVLDDLDLSGTVGHNVGTMRSFTVVSDGSVDVDFGHVVENPLIDGIEIVKTGPPPAGTGDEVQVRAYDGAATIGAASPVANPDGTAWSTARGGFWVGGTFFYGMNGSLWRRTFDGTTFGTPSQVDPYHDAYWDTVETDSGPAGQTYTGVPSNFAAEIPNVTAMFFSAGRLYYTLSGQGGLFWRWFTPDSGAVGAEKFTVAGVSSLADAGGLFLAGGTLYKVNRSTGELSATDWAGGAPTGAFTARSGPTLDGADWRAKAVFVGP; encoded by the coding sequence GTGACTCATCCCTCGGCCCTGACCCGCCGGGTCCTCGCGGGCCTCACCGCGGTCGCGCTCACCGCCGCCGGCCTCACCGCCGCCGGCCCGGCGACCGCCGCCGCACCCGGCCACGACACGCTGGTCAACAAGGTCCCCTCCACCGCCTCGCCGGACATCCAGGACGGGACCGTCGACGCCATCTACGACGCCGGTACGAAGATCATCGCGGTGGGTGACTTCACCCGCGTCCAGAACCGCAACAGCGACGTGGACATCACCCGCAACTACGTCCTCGCCTTCGACAAGGCCACCGGCACGGTGGACAGCGCCTTCGCGCCGACCGTCGACAACGAGGTCTACGCGGTGACCGCCGGGCCCACCGCCGGCACCGTCTTCATCGCCGGCAAGTTCAACACCGTCAACGGCGTCACCCGCCGCAAGGTGGCCCTGCTCAACGTGGCCACCGGCGCGGTGGTCACCAGCTTCGCCGGCCCCGCCTTCAACGGGCTGGTCAACGACATCGCCCTGGTCGGTGGTCGGCTGCTCGTCGGCGGCATCTTCACCACCGCCGGCAACACCAACCCGCGCGGCGGCCTCGCCTCGCTCAACGCGGGCACCGGCGCGGTGGACGGCTACCTCACCACCACGCTCACCGAGCACCACAACTACGACGGGGTCAGCGGCGCCAACTCCGGCGTCGGGGCGAGCAAGCTCGCCGTCTCCCCGGACGGCACCCAGCTCGTGGTGGTCGGCAACTTCAAGAAGGCCGACGGGGTGCTGCACGACCAGATCGTTAAGCTCGACCTGGGCGCCACCGCGGCCACCGTCGCCGACTGGAACACCAGCCGGTACACCCCGCGCTGCGCCTGGTGGGCGTTCGACACGTACGTGCGGGACGTGGCGTACGCGCCGGACGGCAGCTACTTCGTGGTGGTGACCACCGGGGCGCCGAACGGCGGCACCCTCTGCGACGCCGCCGCCCGCTGGGAGGCGAACGCCACCGGCACCGACCTGCAGCCCACCTGGGTCGACTACTCCGGCGGCGACACCTTCCTCGCCGTCGGGATCAGCGAACAGGCCGTCTACGTCGGCGGGCACTTCCGCTGGCTCAACAACAGCTACGGCGGCGACAGCGCCCAGGCCGGGGCGGTCGGCCGGCCCAGCATCGCCGCGCTGGACCCGCGTACCGGGCTGCCGCTGTCCTGGAACCCCGGCCGGCACCCGCGCGGCGTCGGCGTCTCCGAACTGCTGGTCACCCCGACCGGGCTCTGGGTCGGCTCGGACACCTCGTGGATCGGCAACTTCCAGTACCGCCGGGAGCGGATCGCGTTCTTCCCGCTGACCGGCGGCGCGGCCCCGCACCCGACCACCACGGCGACGCTGCCCGGCAACGTCTACCGGGCCGGGGTGCCCGCCCCGACCAACGTGCTCTACCGGGTCAACGCCGGCGGACCGGCGATCGCCGCCACCGACACCGGGCCGGACTGGGCGCAGGACACCGACGGCAACCCCAGCCCGTACCACAACGTCGGCAGCAGCAGCGCCGGCTTCGCGCCGGTCGGCTCGGTCGACGCCACCGTGCCCGCCGGCACGCCGTCGGCCCTCTACAGCGACGAGCGCTGGGACTCCGGCTCCGCGCCGGAGATGAGCTGGCAGTTCCCGGTGCCCGCCGGCACCGAGGTCCAGGTGCGGCTCTACCTGGCCAACCGCTACGACGGCACCGGCACCCCCGGCGCCCGGGTCTTCGACGTCTCCCTGGACGGCACCGTCGTCCTCGACGACCTCGACCTCTCCGGCACGGTCGGGCACAACGTCGGCACCATGCGGTCGTTCACCGTCGTCAGCGACGGCTCCGTCGACGTCGACTTCGGGCACGTGGTGGAGAACCCGCTGATCGACGGCATCGAGATCGTCAAGACCGGTCCGCCGCCGGCGGGCACCGGCGACGAGGTCCAGGTCCGGGCGTACGACGGGGCGGCCACGATCGGCGCGGCCAGCCCGGTGGCGAACCCCGACGGCACCGCCTGGTCGACCGCCCGGGGCGGCTTCTGGGTGGGCGGCACGTTCTTCTACGGCATGAACGGGTCGCTCTGGCGGCGCACCTTCGACGGCACCACGTTCGGTACGCCCAGCCAGGTCGACCCGTACCACGACGCCTACTGGGACACCGTGGAGACCGACTCGGGTCCGGCCGGCCAGACGTACACCGGGGTGCCCTCGAACTTCGCCGCCGAGATCCCGAACGTCACCGCGATGTTCTTCTCGGCGGGCCGGCTCTACTACACGCTCTCCGGGCAGGGCGGCCTCTTCTGGCGCTGGTTCACCCCGGACAGCGGCGCGGTCGGCGCGGAGAAGTTCACCGTCGCCGGGGTGAGCAGCCTCGCCGACGCCGGTGGGCTCTTCCTCGCCGGCGGCACCCTCTACAAGGTCAACCGCAGCACCGGGGAACTCTCCGCGACCGACTGGGCGGGCGGCGCGCCGACCGGCGCGTTCACCGCGCGCAGCGGCCCGACCCTGGACGGCGCCGACTGGCGGGCCAAGGCGGTCTTCGTCGGCCCGTAA
- a CDS encoding sensor histidine kinase: MIRRLRPTLRLRLTLLNGVLLVGAGAILVLLAWLLVRDALRPTDELLPGTTVLLADGRTLDAGQWQRELVDAASRELLVKGLAALVAISVVGVAGAWLVAGRALRPLHQVTATAQRLGEATLDQRIGWSGADDEVAELAKTFDAMLDRIAAAFEAQKRFVANASHELRTPLAVMRTEIDVTLSDDEADTAEYRRMATVVRDASERANGLVDALLVLARSEAQAGRALGRRAECDLAVGTANALSAVAREVERIGLRVQTSLRPAPVIGDPGLLDRLAGNLIENAVRYNHLHGRIWVRTGSDGRRSWLVVGNTGFEVNQADVPGLFEPFRRGGQERTGARGSGLGLSIVRAVCDAHGGTVGVVAQPGGGLEVTVTLPSADAPCPN; encoded by the coding sequence GTGATCCGCCGGCTGCGCCCCACCCTGCGGTTGCGGCTCACCCTGCTCAACGGGGTGCTGCTGGTGGGCGCCGGGGCGATCCTGGTGCTGCTGGCCTGGCTGCTGGTGCGGGACGCGCTGCGCCCCACCGACGAGCTGCTGCCCGGCACCACCGTGCTCCTCGCCGACGGCCGGACCCTGGACGCCGGCCAGTGGCAGCGCGAACTCGTCGACGCCGCGTCCCGGGAGCTGCTGGTCAAGGGGCTGGCCGCGCTGGTGGCGATCAGCGTGGTCGGGGTGGCCGGGGCGTGGCTGGTGGCCGGCCGGGCGCTGCGCCCGCTGCACCAGGTCACCGCCACCGCCCAGCGGCTCGGCGAGGCCACCCTCGACCAGCGGATCGGCTGGTCCGGGGCGGACGACGAGGTGGCCGAACTGGCCAAGACGTTCGACGCGATGCTGGACCGGATCGCCGCCGCCTTCGAGGCGCAGAAACGCTTCGTCGCGAACGCCTCGCACGAGCTGCGTACCCCCCTCGCGGTGATGCGGACCGAGATCGACGTGACGCTCAGCGACGACGAGGCGGACACCGCCGAGTACCGCCGGATGGCCACCGTGGTCCGGGACGCCTCCGAGCGCGCCAACGGCCTGGTCGACGCCCTGCTGGTGCTGGCCCGCAGCGAGGCGCAGGCCGGCCGCGCGCTCGGCCGCCGCGCCGAGTGCGACCTCGCGGTCGGCACCGCCAACGCGCTCTCCGCCGTCGCCCGGGAGGTGGAGCGGATCGGGCTGCGGGTGCAGACCTCACTGCGGCCGGCGCCGGTGATCGGTGACCCCGGGCTGCTCGACCGGCTGGCCGGCAACCTGATCGAGAACGCGGTCCGCTACAACCACCTGCACGGCCGGATCTGGGTGCGGACCGGCTCGGACGGGCGACGTTCCTGGCTGGTGGTGGGGAACACCGGCTTCGAGGTCAACCAGGCCGACGTGCCGGGGCTGTTCGAACCGTTCCGCCGCGGCGGCCAGGAGCGGACCGGGGCGCGCGGCTCGGGCCTCGGCCTGTCCATCGTGCGCGCGGTCTGCGACGCGCACGGCGGCACGGTCGGCGTGGTGGCCCAGCCGGGCGGCGGCCTGGAGGTCACCGTCACCCTGCCGTCGGCCGACGCCCCCTGCCCGAACTGA
- a CDS encoding response regulator transcription factor yields the protein MRVLVVEDERNLADAIARGLRKRGMAVDVAYDGTTGHEAAFVTRYDVLILDRDLPGVHGDRICADLVASGTLTRVLMLTASGTVADKVEGLQLGADDYLPKPFAFDELVARVLALGRRATPAAPPVLEIADLVLDPARRVVTRGGAPVELTNKEFGVLAELLKARGAVVSSEELLERVWDANTDPFTTIVRVTVMTLRKKLGDPPLIETVVGAGYRTVPA from the coding sequence ATGCGGGTACTGGTGGTGGAGGACGAGCGCAACCTCGCCGACGCGATCGCGCGGGGACTGCGCAAGCGCGGGATGGCGGTGGACGTCGCCTACGACGGCACCACCGGGCACGAGGCCGCCTTCGTCACCCGGTACGACGTGCTGATCCTCGACCGGGACCTGCCCGGCGTGCACGGCGACCGGATCTGCGCCGACCTGGTCGCCTCCGGCACTCTCACCCGGGTGCTGATGCTCACCGCCAGCGGCACCGTCGCCGACAAGGTGGAGGGGTTGCAGCTCGGCGCCGACGACTACCTGCCCAAGCCCTTCGCCTTCGACGAACTCGTCGCCCGGGTGCTGGCGCTGGGCCGGCGGGCCACCCCGGCCGCCCCGCCGGTGCTGGAGATCGCCGACCTGGTGCTCGACCCGGCCCGCCGGGTGGTCACCCGGGGCGGCGCGCCGGTGGAGCTGACCAACAAGGAGTTCGGCGTCCTGGCCGAGCTGCTCAAGGCGCGCGGCGCGGTGGTCTCCAGCGAGGAGCTGCTGGAACGGGTCTGGGACGCGAACACCGACCCGTTCACCACCATCGTCCGGGTCACCGTGATGACGCTGCGCAAGAAGCTCGGCGACCCGCCGCTGATCGAGACGGTGGTCGGCGCCGGCTACCGCACGGTGCCGGCGTGA
- a CDS encoding peptidase C39 family protein encodes MTGTAGRHIAYRRFGLPADLDLGTAEGLVAAADGATIGVPAGQRDHLDPHTGRSARYDLASWTSPVVWTGFGVEELVPSWTADTPAGGWLQVELRGWYGETPSTGWYVLGHWAADDSAIHRTSVPGQAHDAAWAKVDTMGAHRSAITGWQVRVTLFRRTDAAAGPVLRTVGVVASAGDAAAADRPAATATAGAARGRILDVPRYAQRLHTGGETRWGGGGDSWCSPTCVAMVLDFWGAGPTPDRYAWVRPPGPRPVVVHTARGCYDHAYAGAGNWPFNTAWAGLHGVDAFVTRLRGLAEAEQFVAAGVPLVVSAAFRRGEVPGLDYDTRGHLLVLVGFTATGDPVLNDPYAPDDEGVRRSVDRDRFEAAWQGGSGGITYVIRPTSVPLPPAPAQPNW; translated from the coding sequence ATGACCGGAACGGCTGGGCGGCACATCGCGTACCGCCGCTTCGGGCTGCCGGCCGACCTCGACCTGGGCACCGCCGAGGGCCTGGTCGCCGCCGCGGACGGGGCGACGATCGGCGTACCGGCCGGACAGCGCGACCATCTCGACCCGCACACCGGCCGCTCCGCCCGGTACGACCTGGCGAGCTGGACCTCGCCGGTGGTGTGGACCGGCTTCGGGGTGGAGGAACTGGTCCCCTCGTGGACCGCCGACACCCCGGCCGGCGGCTGGCTCCAGGTCGAGCTGCGCGGCTGGTACGGGGAGACCCCCTCCACCGGCTGGTACGTGCTGGGCCACTGGGCCGCCGACGACTCGGCGATCCACCGCACCTCGGTACCGGGCCAGGCCCACGACGCGGCCTGGGCGAAGGTCGACACGATGGGCGCGCACCGCTCCGCGATCACCGGTTGGCAGGTACGCGTCACCCTGTTCCGCCGCACCGACGCGGCGGCCGGCCCGGTGCTGCGTACCGTCGGGGTGGTGGCCTCCGCCGGGGACGCCGCGGCGGCCGACCGGCCGGCCGCCACCGCGACGGCCGGCGCGGCCCGGGGGCGGATCCTCGACGTGCCCCGGTACGCGCAGCGGCTGCACACCGGCGGGGAGACCCGCTGGGGTGGTGGCGGCGACTCCTGGTGCAGCCCCACCTGCGTGGCGATGGTGCTGGACTTCTGGGGCGCCGGCCCCACCCCGGACCGGTACGCCTGGGTGCGGCCGCCCGGCCCCCGGCCGGTGGTGGTGCACACCGCCCGGGGCTGCTACGACCACGCCTACGCGGGCGCCGGGAACTGGCCGTTCAACACCGCCTGGGCCGGGCTGCACGGGGTGGACGCCTTCGTCACCCGGCTGCGCGGGCTCGCCGAGGCGGAGCAGTTCGTCGCCGCGGGGGTGCCGCTGGTCGTCTCGGCGGCGTTCCGGCGCGGCGAGGTGCCGGGGCTCGACTACGACACCCGGGGCCACCTGCTGGTGCTGGTGGGTTTCACGGCGACCGGTGACCCGGTGCTCAACGACCCGTACGCGCCGGACGACGAGGGGGTCCGCCGGAGCGTGGACCGGGACCGGTTCGAGGCGGCCTGGCAGGGCGGCAGCGGCGGGATCACGTACGTGATCAGGCCGACGTCGGTGCCGCTGCCGCCGGCCCCCGCCCAGCCCAACTGGTGA
- a CDS encoding outer membrane protein assembly factor BamB family protein, producing the protein MTVIELGELRHGDEAEPPPRSGGRSARWPRVAALFAVALLTLAGAAPAPARVRPVSVPAPQGAIFLLLGDRLVVADGPGNVGNGGRLVTGHRLPGGEPLWRFSLPAGDHVLGLTAVAGGLLVTSSPAGAGDPASTLLDVNSGAVRWRRAGYPVRARSGAVLLETPRADGTGTVRAVDPATGATRWSLPMPANGVAYRVDDRGVTQLVLVTAAGRVAVHDVGTGALLRSGRVPPAPDGVAYRFAQVVGDLLLVDGASGGVTAYGLDRLDRRWSVPVRSEAQGFEDCAGVVCQRDQATGLRALDPVTGRPLWTDDRLVGTVPAGGRLLTAELAAGAELDLTVRDPTTGRVVGRLGRWRVPRVQWSGGPLLGLRRLPGDRVLVAELDVPAGRTRIRTVLPGSWDDCAAGRTVLVCLRASGGLVVWRG; encoded by the coding sequence GTGACCGTCATCGAGCTGGGCGAGCTGCGGCACGGCGACGAGGCCGAGCCGCCGCCCCGGTCGGGGGGCCGGTCGGCCCGCTGGCCCCGGGTGGCCGCGTTGTTCGCCGTGGCGCTGCTCACCCTGGCCGGCGCCGCCCCCGCCCCGGCGCGGGTCCGGCCGGTGTCGGTGCCCGCCCCGCAGGGCGCGATCTTCCTGCTGCTGGGCGACCGGCTGGTGGTCGCCGACGGTCCGGGCAACGTCGGCAACGGTGGCCGGCTGGTGACCGGGCACCGGCTGCCCGGCGGCGAGCCGCTGTGGCGGTTCAGCCTGCCGGCCGGCGACCACGTGCTCGGCCTCACGGCGGTGGCCGGCGGCCTGCTGGTGACGAGCAGCCCGGCCGGGGCGGGCGACCCGGCCTCCACCCTGCTGGACGTGAACTCCGGCGCGGTGCGCTGGCGGCGGGCCGGCTATCCGGTCCGCGCCCGCTCCGGCGCCGTGCTCCTGGAGACGCCCCGGGCGGACGGGACGGGGACGGTCCGGGCGGTCGACCCGGCCACCGGGGCGACCCGCTGGTCCCTGCCGATGCCCGCCAACGGGGTGGCGTACCGGGTCGACGACCGGGGCGTCACGCAGCTCGTGCTGGTCACCGCGGCGGGGCGGGTGGCGGTGCACGACGTCGGGACCGGCGCGCTGCTGCGCTCCGGTCGGGTGCCGCCCGCGCCGGACGGGGTGGCGTACCGGTTCGCCCAGGTGGTCGGCGACCTGCTGCTGGTCGACGGCGCGTCCGGCGGGGTCACCGCGTACGGACTGGACCGGTTGGACCGGCGCTGGAGCGTCCCGGTGCGGTCCGAGGCGCAGGGGTTCGAGGACTGTGCCGGCGTGGTGTGCCAGCGCGACCAGGCCACCGGTCTGCGCGCGCTCGACCCGGTCACCGGCCGTCCGCTCTGGACGGACGACCGCCTGGTCGGGACCGTCCCGGCGGGCGGTCGGCTGCTCACCGCCGAGCTGGCCGCCGGGGCGGAGCTGGACCTGACCGTGCGGGACCCGACGACCGGGCGGGTCGTGGGGCGGCTCGGCCGGTGGCGGGTGCCCCGGGTGCAGTGGTCGGGCGGCCCGCTGCTCGGGCTGCGCCGGCTCCCCGGTGACCGGGTGCTCGTCGCCGAGCTGGACGTGCCGGCCGGGCGGACCCGGATCCGGACCGTGCTGCCCGGCTCGTGGGACGACTGCGCCGCCGGCCGGACCGTCCTGGTCTGCCTGCGCGCGTCCGGTGGGCTCGTCGTCTGGCGGGGCTGA